A genomic window from Bubalus bubalis isolate 160015118507 breed Murrah chromosome X, NDDB_SH_1, whole genome shotgun sequence includes:
- the LOC112582260 gene encoding germ cell-less protein-like 2: MGTLNSRESGTGELQQPEIQAGPSYVSGSRKRKQSTGPSLGPESGTGELQQPEIQAGPSYVSGSRKRKQSTGPSLGPESEKSHNQEEDLQQVVCTSQGKKVKIKSEYAYQTLFLNGETSDIKIRALGKVWCLHKMFLCQSDYFATMFRDSWKECHKDIIDLEINDQNINVESLHFVLGSLYRNEYILIEPLQVPGVLATACLLQVEDLIQQCDKTMKETINVKTVCSFYVAAETYGLQSVKTGCFEWLLHNLMTHPSVELYKELSTDLMNLVISSSNLLVMQKEIDIYTTLKQWMFLRLNPGWKGTMKQLLVNANNWFSRHREHDGSISFLETKQGIVFQPVFKNLRFQHIICDLASTKVIEQDALIPSEWLSCVYKRQWYTLLRAQQYTEIGPRDINETELEEYSMRCGKRIVRDGTYAWKWSGYNFGIHLYVIFTSHYIIFKRNALRWPYDGSICLQLQRNIAFRLTLVYFDSSGKLSFRKTTGYKILTFEKDEEQMVMKLDSIALSFPLYIFCNFLFISLENTGN; the protein is encoded by the coding sequence ATGGGGACCTTGAACAGTCGGGAATCTGGCACAGGGGAACTGCAGCAGCCAGAAATCCAGGCAGGCCCCAGTTATGTGTCTGGAAGCCGTAAACGCAAACAGAGCACCGGTCCCAGCTTAGGCCCAGAGTCTGGCACAGGGGAACTGCAGCAACCAGAAATCCAGGCAGGCCCCAGTTATGTGTCTGGAAGCCGTAAACGCAAACAGAGCACCGGTCCCAGCTTAGGCCCAGAGTCTGAGAAGAGCCACAACCAGGAGGAGGATCTACAGCAAGTCGTCTGTACAAGCCAGGGTAAAAAAGTTAAGATCAAATCTGAGTATGCTtaccaaactttatttttaaatggggaaACCAGTGACATTAAAATCCGTGCTCTGGGAAAAGTATGGTGTTTACACAAAATGTTTCTATGTCAGTCGGACTACTTCGCTACAATGTTTAGAGATTCTTGGAAAGAATGTCACAAAGATATTATTGACCTGGAGATTAATGACCAGAATATAAATGTAGAATCTTTGCATTTTGTATTGGGCTCGTTGTATAGGAATGAGTATATCTTAATTGAGCCCCTTCAAGTTCCAGGAGTTTTGGCAACCGCGTGCCTGCTTCAAGTAGAGGACTTAATTCAGCAGTGTGATAAGACCATGAAGGAAACAATTAATGTGAAAACTGTGTGTAGTTTCTATGTGGCAGCAGAGACCTATGGGTTACAATCTGTAAAGACAGGGTGCTTTGAATGGCTTCTCCACAATCTGATGACTCATCCAAGTGTTGAACTTTACAAAGAACTCAGTACAGATCTTATGAATCTGGTCATTTCTTCTTCCAATTTATTAGTAATGCAAAAGGAAATCGATATATATACTACACTCAAACAGTGGATGTTCCTCCGCCTTAACCCAGGTTGGAAAGGCACAATGAAACAGCTTTTAGTTAATGCAAACAACTGGTTTTCCAGGCACAGGGAACATGATGGTAGCATTTCCTTTCTTGAAACTAAACAAGGCATAGTATTTCaaccagtatttaaaaatttgaggTTTCAGCATATCATTTGTGACCTGGCCTCCACAAAAGTTATTGAACAAGATGCTCTAATACCTTCAGAATGGTTATCGTGTGTTTATAAACGACAATGGTATACCTTGCTTAGAGCACAACAATACACGGAAATTGGTCCCAGAGACATTAATGAAACCGAACTTGAAGAATATAGCATGAGATGTGGCAAAAGGATTGTCAGAGATGGAACATATGCCTGGAAGTGGTCCGGTTACAATTTCGGTATTCATTTGTATGTCATCTTTACCAGccattatataattttcaaacgAAATGCTCTCCGTTGGCCATATGATGGCTCCATCTGTTTACAACTTCAAAGAAATATTGCATTCAGATTAACTTTGGTATATTTTGATTCTAGTGGAAAACTGAGCTTCAGGAAAACAACTGGCTATAAAATCCTTACCTTTGAAAAGGATGAGGAACAAATGGTAATGAAACTGGATAGCATAGCTTTGAGCTTCCCTTTATATATATTCTGCAATTTCCTGTTTATATCATTAGAAAATACAGGAAATTGA